In one window of Rhizobium sp. ACO-34A DNA:
- a CDS encoding alpha/beta hydrolase: protein MFTEARRFSSPTGALIAYHHETARGKPCGILLICHGLIEHSRRYHAFARAMAEAGFHVYAHDHRGHGETTCIDAPLGRFAGRGGVHKVVADVRAMRDMAVAEYPNLPVVLFGHSMGGLIALNTAAMHPDAFRAVAIWNSNFNLGLSGRFAQGVLSAERILKGSDVPSSILPKATFDAWGRSIKNRRTQFDWLSRDGAEVDKYVGDPLCRFDASVSMWSDVLALTFRGRSSAMLNRLPRDLPFHLVGGSHDPATRGGRDILWLEEHLRDSGLTNISTRIYEDMRHETLNEIGRERAVSDFRIWCDQTVSNADRPLETLN from the coding sequence ATGTTTACGGAAGCCAGGCGTTTTTCCAGTCCGACAGGCGCATTGATCGCCTATCACCACGAGACAGCACGCGGCAAGCCCTGCGGCATACTGCTGATCTGCCACGGCCTGATCGAGCATTCGCGGCGCTATCATGCCTTCGCCCGAGCAATGGCGGAGGCCGGCTTCCATGTCTATGCCCACGATCACCGTGGACATGGCGAGACCACCTGCATAGACGCGCCGCTCGGCCGGTTTGCCGGGCGCGGCGGCGTCCACAAGGTGGTCGCCGACGTTCGCGCCATGCGCGACATGGCGGTCGCCGAATACCCGAACCTTCCTGTCGTGCTCTTCGGACATTCCATGGGCGGGCTGATCGCGCTGAACACCGCCGCGATGCACCCCGATGCCTTCCGGGCGGTGGCGATCTGGAATTCCAACTTCAATCTCGGACTCAGTGGCCGGTTTGCCCAGGGCGTGCTTTCCGCCGAACGTATACTGAAGGGTTCGGACGTTCCAAGCAGCATCCTGCCGAAGGCAACCTTCGATGCCTGGGGTCGCTCCATCAAGAACCGCCGGACGCAATTCGACTGGCTGTCGCGCGACGGAGCGGAAGTCGACAAATACGTAGGCGATCCTCTTTGCCGATTCGACGCCAGCGTCTCGATGTGGAGCGACGTTCTGGCGCTGACATTTCGCGGACGCTCTTCCGCTATGCTGAACCGCCTGCCCCGAGACCTGCCCTTCCATCTCGTTGGCGGCAGCCATGACCCCGCCACCCGTGGCGGCCGCGACATCCTCTGGCTGGAAGAGCACCTGCGCGACAGCGGCCTCACCAACATCAGCACCCGCATCTACGAAGACATGCGGCACGAAACACTGAACGAAATCGGCAGGGAACGCGCGGTCAGCGATTTCAGGATCTGGTGCGACCAGACGGTCAGCAATGCAGACCGCCCTCTCGAAACCCTGAACTAG